The following are encoded in a window of Pseudomonas sp. St316 genomic DNA:
- a CDS encoding putative 2-dehydropantoate 2-reductase translates to MQAGVKPRIGMIGTGAIGGFYGVMLARAGFDVHFLLRSEFAAVAEAGLRIDSAVHGTLALNPVQAYRSAADMPPCDWLLVGAKTTSNAELAPAITQAAADGAKVLLLQNGLDVEDDLRPLLPDSLHLLGGLCLICVHRVGPGVVTHQALGTVNVGYHSGPCADQAQRMVIVEEAATLFRSAGIDAQAMPGLQQARWQKLVWNVPYNGLSVLLGASTTPLMANDHSRELIQALMGEVVRGAQACGHHIAPGYAEYLFTMTEKMPDYWPSMYHDYSHKRALELNAIYGRPLAAAKAAGCELPKIEALYQALAFVDRYNR, encoded by the coding sequence ATGCAGGCAGGCGTGAAACCGCGGATCGGAATGATCGGCACCGGGGCGATCGGTGGGTTCTACGGCGTGATGCTGGCGCGTGCCGGTTTTGACGTGCACTTTTTGCTGCGCAGCGAATTTGCTGCCGTGGCCGAAGCCGGCTTGCGGATCGACAGCGCGGTTCACGGTACGCTGGCCCTCAACCCCGTCCAGGCGTATCGCTCGGCAGCCGACATGCCGCCCTGCGACTGGCTGCTGGTCGGCGCCAAGACCACCAGCAATGCCGAGCTGGCCCCGGCCATTACCCAGGCTGCCGCCGACGGTGCAAAAGTCCTGTTGCTGCAGAACGGCCTGGATGTCGAAGACGACCTTCGACCGTTGTTGCCCGATTCGTTGCACCTGTTGGGTGGCCTGTGCCTGATCTGCGTGCATCGCGTCGGCCCGGGTGTTGTCACCCACCAGGCCCTTGGCACGGTCAACGTCGGTTATCACAGTGGGCCTTGCGCCGATCAGGCACAACGCATGGTGATCGTCGAAGAGGCGGCGACGTTGTTCCGCAGCGCCGGCATCGACGCCCAGGCCATGCCGGGCCTGCAACAGGCCCGCTGGCAGAAGCTGGTGTGGAATGTGCCGTACAACGGTCTTTCGGTCCTGTTGGGCGCCAGTACCACGCCGTTGATGGCCAACGATCATAGCCGCGAATTGATCCAGGCACTGATGGGGGAAGTGGTCCGCGGTGCGCAAGCCTGCGGGCATCATATCGCCCCGGGTTATGCCGAGTATCTGTTCACGATGACCGAGAAGATGCCCGACTACTGGCCGAGCATGTACCACGATTATTCCCACAAGCGCGCGCTGGAGCTGAACGCGATCTATGGCCGGCCGTTGGCGGCAGCGAAAGCGGCAGGCTGTGAGCTGCCGAAAATCGAAGCCTTGTACCAGGCGTTGGCGTTCGTGGACCGATATAACCGCTGA
- a CDS encoding arylesterase codes for MRVWFLSAGLALMCMAQNAAAGTVLIVGDSISAAFGLDTRQGWVSLLEQRLKAEGFDDKVVNASISGDTSAGGQARLPALLAAHKPDLVILELGGNDGLRGQPPTQLQQNLAAMIDSARGSGAQVLLLGMQLPPNYGRRYTDAFARVYSTLAEEKKVPLVPFFLKDVGGIPTMMQDDGLHPSVAAQGKLLENVWPTLKPLL; via the coding sequence ATGCGTGTGTGGTTTTTGAGTGCCGGCCTGGCCTTGATGTGCATGGCCCAGAACGCAGCGGCGGGTACAGTCCTGATCGTTGGCGATAGTATCAGCGCGGCTTTCGGCCTGGATACCCGGCAAGGGTGGGTGTCGTTGCTCGAACAACGGCTCAAGGCCGAGGGTTTTGACGATAAAGTGGTCAATGCTTCCATCAGTGGCGACACCAGCGCCGGAGGCCAGGCGCGGCTGCCGGCGCTGCTTGCAGCCCATAAGCCGGACCTGGTGATCCTGGAACTGGGTGGCAACGATGGCCTGCGCGGACAGCCGCCAACACAATTGCAACAAAACCTTGCAGCGATGATCGACAGCGCTCGCGGCAGCGGTGCCCAGGTGCTTTTACTGGGCATGCAACTGCCACCCAATTACGGACGGCGCTACACCGATGCCTTTGCCCGGGTCTACAGCACCCTGGCCGAGGAGAAAAAAGTCCCGCTGGTGCCGTTTTTCCTCAAGGACGTCGGTGGTATCCCGACCATGATGCAAGACGATGGATTACACCCGTCCGTCGCGGCCCAGGGCAAGTTGCTGGAAAATGTCTGGCCGACACTGAAACCGCTGCTTTGA
- a CDS encoding 5'-nucleotidase, whose product MANNIDDKLVLAISSRALFDLRESHKVYLSSGVEAYRQYQIEHEDEVLAPGDAFALVQKLLNLNERLGRARVEVILVSRNSADTGLRVFNSIHHYGLAISRAAFVGGRSPYPYLKAFGCDLFLSTHAEDVRSALDAGFAAATILSGGASRAASEELRIAFDGDAVLFSDESERVYQADGLEAFQASERQAAREPLRGGPFKGFLAALNALQREFPEDACPIRTALVTARSAPAHERVIRTLREWDIRLDESLFLGGLTKSAFLEAFAADVFFDDQTGHCELAREVVATGHVPHGISNEMKP is encoded by the coding sequence ATGGCAAACAACATCGACGACAAACTGGTGCTGGCGATTTCGTCGCGGGCGTTGTTCGACCTGCGGGAAAGCCACAAGGTGTACTTGTCCAGTGGTGTCGAAGCCTATCGGCAATACCAGATCGAGCATGAAGACGAAGTCCTGGCACCCGGCGACGCCTTCGCCCTGGTGCAAAAGCTGCTGAACCTCAACGAACGCCTGGGGCGTGCCCGGGTGGAGGTTATCCTGGTTTCGCGCAACAGTGCCGACACCGGCCTTCGAGTGTTCAACTCGATCCATCATTATGGGCTGGCGATCTCGCGCGCGGCTTTCGTGGGCGGTCGCAGTCCGTATCCGTACCTCAAGGCGTTCGGCTGTGATCTCTTCTTGTCCACCCACGCTGAAGACGTGCGCAGTGCCCTGGACGCCGGGTTTGCCGCCGCGACCATCCTGTCGGGTGGTGCCAGTCGCGCGGCCAGCGAAGAACTGCGCATTGCCTTCGACGGCGATGCCGTGCTGTTTTCCGATGAATCGGAGCGCGTCTATCAGGCCGATGGGTTGGAAGCCTTCCAGGCCAGCGAGCGACAGGCCGCCCGCGAGCCACTGCGAGGCGGGCCGTTCAAGGGATTCCTGGCGGCGCTCAATGCTCTGCAGCGCGAGTTTCCCGAGGACGCTTGTCCCATTCGCACGGCGCTGGTGACGGCCCGTTCGGCACCGGCCCACGAGCGGGTCATCCGGACCTTGCGTGAGTGGGATATTCGCCTGGACGAGTCGTTGTTCCTGGGCGGCCTGACCAAATCGGCTTTCCTCGAAGCGTTCGCCGCCGATGTTTTTTTCGATGACCAGACCGGTCATTGCGAACTGGCCCGGGAGGTGGTCGCCACCGGTCACGTGCCCCACGGTATCAGTAACGAAATGAAGCCCTGA
- a CDS encoding ABC transporter permease, with the protein MARLPLLRLFSLAVRQLLRDARAGELRVLFFALLVAVAASTAIGYFGARLNGAMMMRATEFLGADLLLEGSSPARSEQIRSGTELGLEHARVVEFSSVVATDNGIQLSSVKAADDSYPLRGELKSTPTPFAPEEIGGRPNPGEAWVEARLLTALDLKIGDSIDVGNQTLRLSRVLTYEPDRAGNFYSLTPRVLINLKDLEATGVVQPGSRVSYRDLWRGPASALQTYRDLVKPGLEANQRLQDARDGNRQIGGALGKAERYLNMASLVAVLLSGVAVALSANRFATRRFDASALLRCLGLSRRETMVLFSLQLAVLGLLASISGALLGWIAQLGLFALLHDLLPTAVPPGGLLPAVAGIGTGLVALAGFALPPLAALGRVPPLRVLRRDMLPIPSSSWVIYGAALGALGLIMWRLSLDLVLTFALLGGGVVAALVLGGLLLLLLQSLRRLLARASLPWRLGLGQLLRHPLAAAGQALAFGLILLSMALIALLRGELLDTWQNQLPKNAPNYFALNILPNDKQAFTDKLLALSAQSAPLYPVVPGRLISINGEPATEFVTKDSAGDRALQRDLSLTWAADLPAGNIVTAGTWWPQQPPDEIPGVSVEGKVAENLKIKLGDRLVFSVGGVNREAKVTSLREINWDNFQPNFFMIFQPGTLKDLPATYLTSFYLASGHDQQIVDLSRAFPAVTILQVEALLEQLRSILAQVTLAVEYVLLFVLAAGMAVLFSGLQATLDERIRQGALLRALGAERPLLVKARRIEFGLLGAVSGLLAALGSELVSLVLYRYAFDLPWHPHPWLLALPLLGALLIGAAGVFGTRRALNASPLTVLREG; encoded by the coding sequence ATGGCACGCTTGCCGCTGTTGCGCCTGTTCAGTCTCGCTGTCCGTCAATTGCTTCGCGATGCCCGCGCCGGTGAGTTGCGGGTGTTGTTCTTCGCCCTGCTCGTGGCGGTGGCGGCAAGTACCGCCATCGGTTACTTCGGTGCCCGCCTCAACGGCGCGATGATGATGCGCGCCACCGAGTTCCTCGGTGCCGACCTGCTGCTTGAAGGCAGCTCTCCCGCTCGTTCGGAGCAGATCCGCAGCGGCACCGAACTGGGCCTGGAACACGCCCGGGTCGTGGAGTTCTCCAGTGTCGTGGCCACCGACAATGGCATCCAGCTGTCCAGCGTCAAGGCGGCCGATGACAGCTACCCCCTGCGCGGCGAGCTGAAAAGCACCCCAACCCCGTTCGCCCCGGAAGAAATCGGTGGACGCCCGAACCCTGGCGAGGCCTGGGTCGAAGCACGGCTGCTGACGGCACTGGACCTGAAGATCGGCGACAGCATCGACGTTGGCAACCAGACCTTGCGCCTGAGCCGCGTGCTGACTTATGAGCCGGATCGCGCCGGCAATTTCTACAGCCTCACTCCACGGGTGCTGATCAACCTCAAGGACCTGGAAGCCACCGGCGTCGTTCAACCGGGCAGCCGTGTCAGCTATCGCGACCTGTGGCGCGGCCCGGCATCGGCGCTGCAAACCTACCGCGACCTGGTCAAGCCTGGCCTTGAAGCCAACCAGCGCCTGCAGGATGCCCGCGATGGCAACCGGCAGATCGGTGGTGCCCTGGGCAAGGCCGAACGCTACCTGAACATGGCCAGCCTGGTGGCGGTGTTGCTGTCCGGTGTCGCCGTCGCGCTCTCGGCCAACCGCTTTGCCACCCGACGTTTCGATGCCAGCGCGCTGCTGCGCTGCCTGGGCCTGTCACGCCGGGAAACCATGGTGCTGTTCAGCCTGCAATTGGCGGTGCTGGGCCTGCTCGCCAGCATCAGTGGCGCCCTGCTCGGCTGGATCGCCCAACTGGGCCTGTTCGCCCTGCTGCATGATCTGCTGCCCACCGCAGTGCCTCCGGGCGGGTTGTTGCCGGCAGTCGCCGGGATCGGTACAGGGTTGGTGGCGCTGGCGGGGTTCGCCCTGCCGCCACTGGCTGCGCTGGGCCGGGTACCACCGTTGCGCGTGCTGCGTCGGGACATGCTGCCGATCCCCTCAAGCTCCTGGGTGATCTACGGTGCCGCATTGGGTGCCCTGGGCCTGATCATGTGGCGCCTGAGCCTGGACCTGGTCCTCACCTTCGCCCTGCTGGGCGGTGGCGTCGTGGCCGCACTGGTGCTTGGCGGCTTGTTGTTGCTGCTGCTCCAGAGCCTGCGTCGCCTGCTGGCCCGCGCTTCCCTGCCCTGGCGGCTAGGTCTGGGCCAATTGCTGCGTCATCCCTTGGCGGCAGCCGGCCAGGCCTTGGCGTTCGGCCTGATCCTGCTGTCCATGGCATTGATCGCGTTGTTACGCGGCGAATTGCTGGACACCTGGCAAAACCAGTTGCCAAAAAATGCCCCGAACTATTTCGCCCTGAACATCCTGCCCAACGACAAACAGGCGTTCACCGACAAGCTGCTGGCATTGTCGGCGCAATCGGCCCCGCTCTACCCCGTGGTCCCCGGGCGCCTGATCAGCATCAATGGCGAACCGGCCACGGAGTTCGTCACCAAGGACTCGGCGGGTGACCGGGCGCTGCAACGCGACCTGAGCCTGACCTGGGCCGCGGACCTGCCGGCGGGCAACATCGTCACCGCAGGGACCTGGTGGCCGCAGCAGCCACCGGACGAGATCCCGGGGGTTTCGGTGGAAGGCAAAGTGGCCGAGAACCTCAAGATCAAGCTGGGCGACCGCCTGGTGTTCAGCGTGGGCGGCGTCAACCGTGAAGCGAAGGTCACCAGCCTGCGGGAGATCAACTGGGACAATTTCCAGCCCAACTTCTTCATGATCTTCCAGCCCGGCACATTGAAGGATCTGCCAGCGACCTATCTCACCAGTTTCTACCTGGCGTCGGGCCACGACCAACAGATCGTCGACCTGTCCCGGGCCTTTCCGGCAGTGACGATCCTGCAAGTCGAGGCCCTGCTCGAGCAACTGCGCAGCATCCTGGCCCAGGTGACCCTGGCGGTGGAATATGTGTTGCTGTTTGTGCTGGCAGCGGGGATGGCGGTGTTGTTTTCCGGCCTGCAGGCGACCCTCGACGAGCGCATTCGCCAAGGCGCGCTATTGCGCGCACTGGGCGCCGAACGGCCCCTGTTGGTCAAGGCCCGGCGTATCGAGTTCGGCCTGCTGGGCGCCGTCAGCGGCCTGCTCGCGGCCCTGGGTTCGGAGCTGGTGAGCCTGGTGCTTTACCGGTACGCCTTCGACCTGCCCTGGCATCCGCATCCATGGCTGTTGGCATTGCCGCTGCTGGGGGCCTTGTTGATCGGCGCGGCCGGGGTGTTTGGCACCCGTCGAGCGCTCAATGCCAGCCCGCTGACAGTATTGCGCGAGGGTTGA
- a CDS encoding GreA/GreB family elongation factor, whose product MNKQTVHQLILDKLKIDLDIAERAAQTAYETATHEENIAENKYDTLGLEASYLAAGQARRVEEIRQALTLCQNLALRPYDEQRGIQVGTLIGLEDEDGRQQWLFLGPDAAGLKVSLVGQPITVITPRSPLGRNLLGKFEGDEVEIVVAGARQQFAVTEAI is encoded by the coding sequence ATGAACAAACAGACCGTCCACCAGTTGATTCTCGACAAGCTCAAGATTGATCTCGACATCGCCGAACGCGCCGCGCAGACCGCCTACGAAACAGCGACCCACGAAGAAAACATCGCCGAGAACAAGTACGACACCCTGGGCCTTGAGGCGTCCTACCTCGCCGCCGGACAAGCCAGGCGCGTGGAAGAAATCCGCCAGGCCCTCACCCTCTGCCAGAACCTGGCGCTAAGGCCTTACGACGAGCAGCGCGGTATTCAGGTCGGCACCTTGATCGGGCTGGAAGATGAGGATGGCCGCCAGCAATGGCTCTTCCTGGGGCCGGATGCGGCGGGCTTGAAGGTCTCGCTGGTGGGCCAGCCGATCACCGTCATCACTCCTCGCTCACCGCTGGGCCGCAATCTTTTGGGCAAGTTCGAAGGGGATGAAGTAGAGATCGTGGTAGCGGGCGCCCGGCAACAGTTCGCTGTCACCGAGGCGATCTAG
- a CDS encoding GNAT family N-acetyltransferase — translation MSEAVTIHHDQAGHQFETNVDGHRAYLTYMDLGKQTLDIYRTFVPNALRGRGIAAALTERALQYAEEMGYTVIPSCSYVERYMERHQRHAAKL, via the coding sequence ATGAGCGAGGCGGTTACCATCCACCATGACCAGGCTGGTCATCAGTTCGAGACCAATGTGGACGGTCATCGTGCCTATCTGACCTATATGGACCTGGGCAAGCAGACCCTGGATATCTATCGCACCTTCGTGCCCAACGCCTTGCGCGGTCGGGGCATCGCGGCGGCGTTGACCGAAAGGGCGCTGCAGTACGCCGAAGAAATGGGCTACACGGTGATCCCATCCTGCTCCTACGTGGAGCGTTACATGGAGCGTCACCAGCGGCACGCGGCGAAACTCTGA
- a CDS encoding 3-deoxy-7-phosphoheptulonate synthase gives MADLPINDLNVASNETLITPDQLKRDIPLSDAALRTVTKGREVIRNILDGTDHRLFVVIGPCSIHDIKAAHEYAERLKVLAAEVSDTLYLVMRVYFEKPRTTVGWKGLINDPYLDDSFKIQDGLHIGRQLLLDLAEMGLPTATEALDPISPQYLQDLISWSAIGARTTESQTHREMASGLSSAVGFKNGTDGGLTVAINALQSVSSPHRFLGINQEGGVSIVTTKGNAYGHVVLRGGNGKPNYDSVSVALCEQALNKAKIKPNIMVDCSHANSNKDPALQPLVMENVANQILEGNQSIIGLMVESHLNWGCQAIPKDLADLQYGVSITDACIDWSATENTLRSMHAKLKDVLPKRQRS, from the coding sequence ATGGCTGATTTACCGATCAACGACCTTAACGTCGCCTCCAACGAGACCCTCATCACGCCTGACCAGCTCAAGCGCGATATCCCCCTGAGCGACGCTGCCCTGCGCACCGTGACCAAGGGCCGGGAAGTCATCCGCAACATCCTGGACGGCACCGATCATCGCCTGTTCGTGGTCATCGGGCCCTGCTCGATCCATGACATCAAGGCCGCCCACGAATACGCCGAGCGCCTGAAGGTGCTGGCTGCGGAAGTCTCCGACACCTTGTACCTGGTCATGCGGGTGTATTTCGAGAAGCCTCGGACCACTGTCGGCTGGAAAGGCCTGATCAACGACCCGTACCTGGATGACTCCTTCAAGATTCAGGACGGCCTGCATATCGGTCGTCAATTGCTGCTGGACCTGGCGGAAATGGGCCTGCCCACGGCGACCGAAGCCCTGGACCCGATCTCGCCGCAATACTTGCAGGACCTGATCAGCTGGTCGGCCATCGGCGCGCGCACCACAGAATCCCAGACCCACCGCGAAATGGCCTCCGGCCTGTCGTCGGCGGTGGGCTTCAAGAACGGCACCGACGGTGGCCTCACCGTGGCGATCAACGCCTTGCAGTCGGTTTCCAGCCCACACCGCTTCCTAGGCATCAACCAGGAAGGTGGCGTGTCGATCGTCACCACCAAGGGCAACGCCTACGGTCACGTGGTACTGCGCGGTGGCAACGGCAAGCCGAACTATGATTCGGTCAGCGTCGCGCTGTGCGAGCAGGCGCTGAACAAAGCCAAGATCAAGCCGAACATCATGGTCGACTGCAGCCACGCCAACTCCAACAAGGACCCGGCACTGCAACCGCTGGTGATGGAGAACGTGGCCAACCAGATCCTGGAAGGCAACCAGTCGATTATCGGCCTGATGGTCGAAAGCCACTTGAACTGGGGCTGCCAGGCCATCCCGAAAGACCTCGCCGACTTGCAATACGGCGTCTCCATCACCGATGCCTGCATCGACTGGAGCGCGACCGAGAACACCCTGCGCAGCATGCACGCCAAACTCAAGGACGTGCTGCCAAAGCGTCAACGCAGCTGA
- a CDS encoding universal stress protein — MIRSMLYATDLGLYAPYVMQHALALARTFEAELYVVHAVEPMGLFAESVLQSYLDEQALNEFHRQGLNTVMANIEQRVLDSFREELGEGQQDLKLIKSVRVYQGDPSQVILEQAAKLSVDLLIVGSHCQGASGEIPLGRTAARVLQLSRVPVYLVPLVQRRRQGEG; from the coding sequence ATGATTCGTTCGATGCTGTACGCCACAGACCTGGGCTTGTACGCCCCTTATGTGATGCAGCATGCCTTGGCGTTGGCACGGACGTTTGAAGCCGAGTTGTATGTGGTGCATGCGGTAGAACCGATGGGGTTGTTCGCCGAGTCGGTGTTGCAAAGCTATCTCGACGAGCAGGCGCTGAACGAATTCCACCGCCAAGGTCTGAATACGGTGATGGCCAATATCGAACAGCGGGTGCTCGACAGTTTTCGCGAGGAGTTGGGGGAAGGGCAGCAGGATTTGAAACTGATCAAGTCGGTCAGGGTATACCAGGGCGATCCTTCCCAGGTCATCCTGGAGCAGGCTGCGAAACTCTCCGTCGATTTGCTGATCGTAGGCAGTCATTGCCAAGGGGCAAGCGGTGAGATCCCCTTGGGCAGAACCGCTGCACGGGTATTGCAGTTATCCCGGGTACCGGTCTACCTGGTACCGCTGGTACAGCGCCGACGCCAGGGAGAGGGCTGA
- the cysB gene encoding HTH-type transcriptional regulator CysB produces the protein MKLQQLRYIWEVAHHDLNVSATAQSLYTSQPGISKQIRLLEDELGVEVFARSGKHLTRVTPAGERIITTAGEILRKVESIKQIAQEFSNEKKGTLSIATTHTQARYALPPVISNFIKQYPDVALHMHQGSPMQIAEMAADGTVDFAIATEALELFGDLVMMPCYRWNRCVVVPQGHPLTKLPKLTLEALAEYPIVTYVFGFTGRSKLDEAFSHRGLTPKVVFTAADADVIKTYVRLGLGVGIVAKMAVDTKLDSDLVVLDASELFESSVTKIGFRRGTFLRGFMCDFIEKFAPHLTREVMAKAIQCHNKQELEELFDGVELPVH, from the coding sequence ATGAAGCTTCAACAACTGCGCTACATCTGGGAAGTGGCGCACCACGACCTCAACGTTTCCGCTACTGCCCAAAGCCTCTACACATCGCAACCTGGCATCAGCAAGCAGATCCGCCTGTTGGAAGATGAACTGGGCGTCGAAGTCTTCGCCCGCAGTGGCAAACACCTGACCCGCGTGACGCCGGCTGGCGAGCGCATCATCACCACCGCTGGCGAGATCCTGCGCAAGGTCGAAAGCATCAAGCAGATCGCCCAGGAGTTCTCCAACGAGAAAAAAGGCACCTTGTCGATCGCCACCACCCACACCCAGGCCCGCTATGCGTTGCCGCCGGTGATCAGCAACTTCATCAAGCAATACCCCGACGTGGCGTTGCACATGCATCAAGGCTCGCCGATGCAGATCGCCGAGATGGCAGCCGACGGCACGGTGGATTTCGCCATTGCCACCGAGGCCCTGGAATTGTTCGGTGACCTGGTGATGATGCCTTGCTATCGCTGGAACCGCTGCGTGGTCGTGCCCCAGGGCCATCCGTTGACCAAGCTGCCGAAGCTGACCCTCGAAGCCCTGGCCGAATACCCGATCGTGACCTACGTATTCGGTTTCACGGGTCGTTCCAAGCTTGACGAAGCCTTCAGCCATCGTGGCCTGACGCCGAAAGTGGTGTTCACCGCCGCCGACGCCGACGTGATCAAGACCTACGTGCGCCTGGGCCTGGGCGTGGGCATTGTCGCGAAGATGGCCGTCGATACCAAGCTCGACAGCGATCTGGTGGTACTGGATGCCAGCGAGTTGTTCGAATCCAGCGTGACCAAGATCGGCTTCCGTCGTGGCACTTTCCTGCGGGGTTTCATGTGCGATTTCATCGAGAAATTCGCACCGCACCTGACCCGGGAAGTCATGGCCAAGGCCATCCAGTGCCACAACAAGCAAGAACTCGAAGAGTTGTTCGACGGCGTCGAACTACCAGTGCATTAA
- the oprI gene encoding outer membrane lipoprotei OprI, translating to MNNVLKFSALALAAVLATGCSSASKETEARLTATEDAAARSQARADEAYRKADEALAAAQKAQQTADEANERALRMLEKASRK from the coding sequence ATGAACAACGTTCTGAAATTCTCTGCTCTGGCCCTGGCCGCAGTTCTGGCTACCGGTTGCAGCAGCGCATCGAAAGAAACCGAAGCACGTCTGACTGCTACCGAAGACGCAGCAGCTCGCTCCCAGGCTCGTGCAGACGAAGCTTACCGTAAAGCTGATGAAGCTCTGGCTGCTGCTCAAAAAGCACAACAGACTGCTGACGAAGCTAACGAGCGTGCTCTGCGCATGCTGGAAAAAGCTAGCCGCAAGTAA
- a CDS encoding ABC transporter ATP-binding protein, which yields MGSSILTATDLSKVVSSAEGELTILHELSLELNKGDSLAIVGASGSGKSTLLGLLAGLDLPSSGEVTLAGRALSTLDEDQRARIRAEHVGFVFQSFQLLDSLNALENVMLPLELDGRKDARERATQLLQRVGLGQRLTHSPRQLSGGEQQRVAIARAFAAEPDVLFADEPTGNLDSHTGERISDLLFELNKERGTTLVLVTHDERLAHRCRRLIRLEAGEMVAPLEP from the coding sequence ATGGGCTCAAGCATTCTCACCGCGACGGACCTTAGCAAAGTGGTCTCCAGCGCGGAAGGTGAACTGACCATCCTGCACGAACTCAGCCTGGAACTGAACAAAGGCGATAGCCTGGCCATCGTCGGCGCGTCCGGTTCCGGCAAATCCACCCTCCTGGGCCTGCTGGCCGGCCTCGACCTGCCCAGCAGCGGCGAGGTGACGCTCGCCGGCCGAGCCCTCAGCACCCTGGATGAAGACCAACGTGCGCGGATCCGCGCCGAGCATGTCGGTTTCGTCTTCCAGTCGTTCCAGTTGCTCGACAGCCTCAATGCTCTGGAAAACGTCATGCTGCCGCTGGAACTGGACGGACGCAAGGACGCCCGCGAACGCGCCACGCAACTGTTGCAGCGCGTCGGCCTGGGCCAGCGCCTGACGCACTCGCCGCGCCAGCTCTCCGGCGGCGAGCAGCAACGCGTGGCGATTGCCCGCGCCTTTGCCGCCGAACCCGATGTGCTGTTTGCCGACGAACCCACCGGCAACCTCGACAGCCACACCGGCGAGCGCATCAGCGACCTGCTGTTCGAATTGAACAAGGAACGCGGCACGACCCTGGTGCTGGTGACCCATGATGAACGCCTGGCCCATCGCTGCCGGCGCCTGATCCGACTTGAAGCCGGCGAGATGGTCGCCCCTCTGGAGCCTTGA
- a CDS encoding L,D-transpeptidase family protein: MLPRLPAVARCLSLAALCMAGPVAALELPLPPPGEDIVGQVQVIKAKYEDTFADLGTTYDLGYSEMVAANPGVDPWLPGTGTEIVLPTRFILPPGPREGIVINLAEYRLYYFPKGRNVVYTFPLGIGREGWGSPIAHTSIIAKTPNPTWTPPASIKAEHAADGDPLPNVVPAGPDNPLGPFKFTLGTPGYLIHGSNKKFGIGMRTSHGCFRMFNNNVLEMAGMVPVGTSVRIINDPYKLGLSGGKVYLEAHTPLDDKGNPSVVDKHTSVINAMLKREDITSNLRMNWDVVRDVVAAEDGMPVEIAVPNTSAPMVTSAPIDLQQ, encoded by the coding sequence ATGTTGCCGCGCTTGCCTGCCGTCGCCCGCTGCCTGTCTCTTGCCGCCCTGTGTATGGCGGGGCCCGTTGCCGCCCTGGAACTGCCTCTGCCACCGCCGGGTGAAGACATCGTTGGCCAGGTGCAGGTTATCAAGGCCAAATACGAAGACACCTTCGCCGACCTGGGCACCACCTATGACCTGGGCTACAGCGAGATGGTCGCCGCCAACCCGGGGGTCGACCCCTGGTTGCCGGGCACCGGCACCGAGATCGTGCTGCCGACTCGCTTCATCCTGCCGCCGGGCCCGCGCGAAGGCATCGTGATCAACCTGGCCGAGTACCGTCTTTACTATTTCCCCAAGGGGCGGAACGTGGTCTACACCTTCCCACTGGGGATTGGGCGCGAGGGTTGGGGATCGCCGATCGCCCACACCAGCATCATCGCCAAGACGCCGAACCCGACCTGGACTCCGCCGGCATCGATCAAGGCCGAACACGCCGCTGACGGCGACCCGCTGCCGAATGTCGTGCCCGCCGGCCCTGATAACCCGCTGGGCCCCTTCAAGTTCACCCTGGGCACCCCGGGCTACCTGATCCATGGTTCGAACAAGAAGTTCGGCATCGGCATGCGGACCAGTCACGGCTGCTTCCGGATGTTCAACAATAACGTGCTGGAAATGGCCGGCATGGTGCCGGTGGGTACATCGGTGCGGATCATCAACGACCCCTACAAGCTGGGCTTGAGCGGTGGCAAGGTGTACTTGGAAGCTCACACACCGTTGGACGACAAGGGCAACCCGTCGGTGGTGGACAAGCACACCTCAGTGATCAACGCGATGCTCAAGCGTGAAGACATCACCAGCAACTTGCGCATGAACTGGGACGTGGTGCGGGACGTGGTGGCGGCCGAAGATGGCATGCCGGTGGAAATCGCTGTTCCGAATACCTCGGCACCGATGGTCACGAGCGCGCCGATCGACTTGCAGCAGTAA